CTGCCTGATCGGGGCCTTGAAAGCTTCCTCGTCCTCGGCGGGCCAGTCCTGGCCCGCCGTCTGGTACTGGTCCCGCTTAACGGTGGCCAGCACGCTGGACGCCTGGTTGCCGCCCATCACCGATATCCGGGATGCAGGCCACATCCACAGGAAACGCGGTGAATAGGCCCGGCCGCACATGGAGTAGTTGCCCGCGCCGAAGGATCCGCCAATCACCACCGTCAGCTTGGGCACCCGGGCCGTGGCCACGGCAGTGACCATCTTGGCGCCGTTCTTGGCGATGCCGCCTTGCTCGGAGTCCTTGCCCACCATGAAGCCCGAGATGTTCTGCAGGAAAACCAGCGGGATGCCGCGCTGGTCGCACAACTCGATGAAGTGCGCGCCCTTGAGGGAGGACTCACTGAACAGCACGCCGTTGTTGGCCACAATGCCCACCGGGTGGCCGTGCAGCCTGGCGAAGCCGGTGACCAGGGTGGCGCCGTATTCCTTCTTGAATTCGTGGAACCTGCTGCCGTCCACCAGCCGGGCTATAACCTCGCGCACGTCGTACGGCGCGTTGACGTCCGTGGGCACCGCACCGTAGAGCCCGGCGGGATCGACGGCGGGTTCGACGGCGGCATCGACATCCCAGGCGGGCGCGGCCGGGCGGGGCAGGGTGGCCACGATGTCGCGGATGATCTGCAGGGCGTGTTCGTCGTTTTCGGCCAGATGATCCGTGACGCCGGAAATCCTGGAATGGACCTCGCCCCCGCCCAGTTCCTCCGCAGTGACGATTTCGCCGATGGCCGCCTTCACGAGCGGCGGCCCGCCCAGGAAGATGGTGCCCTGGTTGCGGACAATGACTGTTTCGTCGCTCATGGCCGGCACGTAGGCGCCCCCGGCTGTGCAGGAGCCCATCACTGACGCGATCTGCGGGATCTTGGCAGCGGACAGCCGCGCCTGGTTGAAAAAGATCCGGCCGAAGTGCTCCTTGTCAGGGAAGACCTCATCCTGTTTGGGCAGGAAGGCCCCGCCGGAGTCCACCAGGTAGATGCACGGCAAACGGTTTTCGAAGGCAATTTCCTGCGCCCTCAAGTGCTTCTTTACCGTCATGGGATAGTAGGTGCCGCCTTTGACCGTGGCGTCGTTGGAGATCACCAGCACATGGCGGCCGTGGACCAGCCCGATTCCGGTGATGACCCCTGCCCCCGGGGAGTCGTCGTCATACATTCCGTTGGCGGCGAGCGCCCCGATCTCCAGGAACGGGCTGCCGTCATCCAGCAACCGGTCGATGCGTTCGCGGGGCAGGAGCTTCCCCCTGGCCACGTGGCGCTCACGCGACTTTTCCGGCCCGCCCTGCGCAGTCCGGGCCAGCCTGTCCCGCAGCTCTTCCGCGAGCACCTGCTGCGCTTTGCTGTTTGCGGCGAAAGACTCGCTGGATGCGTCAAGCCGGCTGACGAGGGTCTCCATGGACTGGATCCGTTCCTGTTCCGTTCAAAGCCGTAAAAGGCAACTCGGTTAGTGCTCAGTAACTGGGATTTAGGTTAGTCTCTATTAACTGTGATGTCCAACACGTAGCAGCCAAGCTAGAATTTTCAGGTCCGAGGAGGAAATGTGCCCACCACCCAGGCCCGGCAATCAGAGCAGCGCAGCGCTTTGGTGCAACCTGGCCAGTTAGCCCAATCAACACAGCCAGGCCAATCAACCCAGCCAAGCCAATCAACGCAGCCGGCCCAGGCGACCCAGCGCAGCCAGGCCAAGGAGAACCGGCGCCAGGCGCTGCTGGCGGCGGCAGCCTCCCTGTTCGCCGTGAACGGATTCAACCGCGTGTCGCTGGAGGACCTGGGCGCGGCTGCCGGGGTCAGCGGACCTGCGGTGTACCGGCACTTCTCCGGCAAGCAGGCTGTCCTGGGCGACCTTCTGCTCACCGTGAGCCGTGAACTGCTCGACGGCGGCCGGCGGGTGGTGGCCGAATCGGCAGATCCACTCGTGGCCTTGGGCCGGCTGGTGGAATTCCAGGTGGACTTTGCGCTGGGCAAGCCCGACGTGATCCGCGTCCAGGACCGGGACTTCAGCAACCTCACCGAACAGGACCAGGCCGAGGTGCGGGCTTTGCAGCGCAACTATGTCGAGGTATGGGTTGAGGTCCTTGCGGCACTGCATCCCGACACCGACGCCGCAGATCTCCGGATGCGCGCCCATGCCACCTTCGGCCTCATCAACTCCACGCCCCATTCGGTCCGCAGCCATGGCCGCAGGATGGCGCCCAAGACCGCCAGGCCGCTACTGGAGAGCATGGCCCTGGCTGCCCTCACGGTTGACGCAAGGCCGGCCTCCTAGCAGGCACGACTCCTAGCACGTACGAACGGCCCGGACCCGCATGAGCGTTGCCGGGCAGCAACGCTCATGCGGGCGCGGGCCGCTTGTGAGGCGGAGGCGGAGCCTGGCCGCCTAGATCATCGTCAGGACCATGCCGGGTTCGGCCAGGATCATGCCGACGTCGGCCAGGAACCTCGAGCCCTGCTCCCCGTCCACGAGCCGGTGGTCAAAGGACAGGCTCAGTGTCATGGCCTGGCGCAGGGCCACCTCGCCGCGATACTCCCAGGGAGCCTTCCGCACGGCTCCCACGGCCAGGATGGCTGCCTCGCCGGGGTTGAGGATGGGCGTTCCTGCATCGATGCCGAAGACCCCGATGTTGGTGATGGAGATGGTGCCGCCGGACAGCTCGGCCGGCGATGTCTTGCCGGCCCGGGCAGTCTCGGTCAGTCCTGTCAGGGCTTCGGACAGTTCCGTCAGGGAAAGGGTGTCTGCGTCCTTGATGTTCGGTACGGTCAGTCCGCGGGGCGTTGCCGCGGCGATGCCCAGGTTCACGTAATTGAACTGCACGATCTCCTGGCTGGCATCGTCCCACCGTGAGTTCAACGTGGGGTTCCGACGGAGCGCAATCAGTACTGCCTTGGCCACCAGTGTCAGCGGCGTGAGCTTGTACCCGGCAAAAGCGTTGCTTGCCTTCAGCCTGGCGAGCAGGTCCATGGCGGGCGTGACATCAACGGTCAGGAACTCGGTCACGTGCGGGGCGGTGAATGCGCTGGCGACCATGGCTGCAGCGGTGAACTTGCGTACTCCCTTGATGGGCGTGCGGATCTCCCGCTCCCGAACAGCGCCCGCGCCGGCAGCCGTTCCCTGCCCGTCCCTGGCCGGGGTAGGGTACTCGGCCGCCGCGGGAAGTTCCCCGCCGCCGACAAAGTCCAGGACGTCGTCCCGGGTGATCAGCCCGTCCGGCCCGCTGCCTTTAACCTCTGCCAATTCCACGCCAAGATCCTTGGCCAGCTTCCGCACCGGGGGTGTGGACCTGGGCCGTTCACCCGCGGGGGCACCTCGGGTTTCCGGAACATGAGGCTCCGGAACAGGTGCCACCGGGGCTTGCACCGT
Above is a window of Arthrobacter pascens DNA encoding:
- a CDS encoding dihydrolipoamide acetyltransferase family protein; protein product: MIKEFRLPDLGEGLTESEILSWKVGVGDTVSLNQVIAEVETAKAVVELPSPFAGVITALHEQPGTIVEVGKPIVSFEVADDGGESPSAARPAAADTQGGRAGSAASSGTGSTGAETAEAGTPTRQPNLVGYGAVVESSGRPVRRPRALAAPGAAASAPAARTFASAGTPSAGTVSSGTASAGALPAGTVQAPVAPVPEPHVPETRGAPAGERPRSTPPVRKLAKDLGVELAEVKGSGPDGLITRDDVLDFVGGGELPAAAEYPTPARDGQGTAAGAGAVREREIRTPIKGVRKFTAAAMVASAFTAPHVTEFLTVDVTPAMDLLARLKASNAFAGYKLTPLTLVAKAVLIALRRNPTLNSRWDDASQEIVQFNYVNLGIAAATPRGLTVPNIKDADTLSLTELSEALTGLTETARAGKTSPAELSGGTISITNIGVFGIDAGTPILNPGEAAILAVGAVRKAPWEYRGEVALRQAMTLSLSFDHRLVDGEQGSRFLADVGMILAEPGMVLTMI
- a CDS encoding carboxyl transferase domain-containing protein, producing METLVSRLDASSESFAANSKAQQVLAEELRDRLARTAQGGPEKSRERHVARGKLLPRERIDRLLDDGSPFLEIGALAANGMYDDDSPGAGVITGIGLVHGRHVLVISNDATVKGGTYYPMTVKKHLRAQEIAFENRLPCIYLVDSGGAFLPKQDEVFPDKEHFGRIFFNQARLSAAKIPQIASVMGSCTAGGAYVPAMSDETVIVRNQGTIFLGGPPLVKAAIGEIVTAEELGGGEVHSRISGVTDHLAENDEHALQIIRDIVATLPRPAAPAWDVDAAVEPAVDPAGLYGAVPTDVNAPYDVREVIARLVDGSRFHEFKKEYGATLVTGFARLHGHPVGIVANNGVLFSESSLKGAHFIELCDQRGIPLVFLQNISGFMVGKDSEQGGIAKNGAKMVTAVATARVPKLTVVIGGSFGAGNYSMCGRAYSPRFLWMWPASRISVMGGNQASSVLATVKRDQYQTAGQDWPAEDEEAFKAPIRQQYEEQGSPYYSTARLWDDGVIDPADTRTVLGLALDVVSRAQLPETSFGLFRM
- a CDS encoding SACE_7040 family transcriptional regulator, which translates into the protein MQPGQLAQSTQPGQSTQPSQSTQPAQATQRSQAKENRRQALLAAAASLFAVNGFNRVSLEDLGAAAGVSGPAVYRHFSGKQAVLGDLLLTVSRELLDGGRRVVAESADPLVALGRLVEFQVDFALGKPDVIRVQDRDFSNLTEQDQAEVRALQRNYVEVWVEVLAALHPDTDAADLRMRAHATFGLINSTPHSVRSHGRRMAPKTARPLLESMALAALTVDARPAS